One segment of Monomorium pharaonis isolate MP-MQ-018 chromosome 6, ASM1337386v2, whole genome shotgun sequence DNA contains the following:
- the LOC105833105 gene encoding uncharacterized protein LOC105833105 yields the protein MRVTACHFRRCIIAGLCIALLFCVIQVIRIELGFNESDMSNLNKLMYISQLIKESEQTYVREGTVACKLPQLNISSPEIMKFIHNVPPLSCGPEDWVTVEGSRLVIANKAKTKHGQILCTFSEIIRTDDYNTKLLDGIEADDFYILRESDFADVRCKSKSGDVWHSILAGVKYEPYIKQKHNWENVPNTGLKLNVLMFGFDSLSRNTFIRKLPKTYGFIKQLNALVLEGYNIVGDGTPQALIPILTGKIELELPETRKRIHNANYVDVYPMIWNKYEEHGYITSFMEDVPHIGTFTYRLKGFDKQPTHHYMRTYYLAASPYFKTYNKFCIAGTPRHVVMMNYIKTIFNTYKKQPKFAFGFHGELSHDSYNDIGVVDDDLYSWVKDLNDFGHLNNTILILMSDHGHRFADIRNTLQGKQEERLPFFSFIFPLWFKQVYPQAYANFVFNTQYLTSPFDVHRTLENILNFNTPKDGDRHQRSISLFDKVPLDRTCADAFIEPHWCACLGWKEVSIDDTNVVAAANYFVQFLNSYTKDHHNICAILHLDEILWAAKLIPTKGLLNFRKSGDQDGFIGDFSAKTKIMTEIYQLKVRTVPGNALFEVSITQDLEKKTFHTKISDISRINMYGSQARCVENSLFHLRKYCYCKE from the exons ATGAGGGTTACAGCGTGTCATTTTCGCCGCTGCATAATAGCAGGACTATGCATAGCACTTTTATTTTGTGTCATACAAGTGATACGAATAGAGTTAGGATTTAATGAATCTGATATgtcaaatttaaacaaatt AATGTACATATCACAATTGATCAAAGAATCAGAACAGACTTACGTAAG AGAAGGTACTGTTGCGTGCAAGTTACCTCAGTTAAATATCTCTAGtccagaaataatgaaattcaTACATAATGTACCACCCTTATCTTGCGGACCAGAAGATTGGGTCACAGTGGAAGGTTCAAGACTTGTTATTGCTAATAAAGCAAAGACGAAACATGGACAAATATTATGCACTTTTAGtg aaattattagaACAGATGACTACAATACAAAATTGTTGGACGGTATAGAGGCTGATGATTTTTACATTCTACGGGAAAGCGATTTTGCAGATGTCAGATGCAAGTCAAAAAGCGGAGACGT GTGGCACAGTATACTCGCTGGTGTGAAATATGAACCGTACATCAAGCAAAAGCATAATTGGGAGAACGTGCCGAATACGGGCCTGAAATTGAACGTGCTCATGTTCGGCTTCGATTCGCTGTCGCGAAACACGTTCATTCGTAAATTGCCAAAAACTTACGGTTTCATAAAGCAACTGAACGCTTTGGTGCTAGAGGGATACAATATCGTGGGAGATGGCACTCCGCAAGCGCTCATTCCGATTTTAACCGGCAAGATCGAGCTCGAGTTACCAGAGACGCGAAAACGCATTCACAATGCAAATTACGTCGACGTATATCCTATGATATGGAATAAATACGAAGAACATGGATACATAACGAGTTTTATGGAAGACGTACCGCACATCGGGACATTCACTTATCGCTTGAAGGGATTTGATAAGCAACCGACCCACCACTACATGCGTACTTATTACTTAGCCGCTTCTCCATACTTTAAaacgtataataaattctgCATAGCTGGCACTCCACGTCATGTG GTAATGATGAATTACATAAAAACGATAttcaatacatataaaaagcaGCCAAAATTCGCATTTGGATTTCATGGAGAACTGTCTCATGACTCTTACAACGATATCGGAGTGGTGGATGACGATTTATATTCTTGGGTAAAAGATCTTAATGATTTTGGgcatttaaataataccaTTTTAATCTTGATGAGCGATCATGGACACAG aTTTGCGGATATTCGTAATACTTTGCAAGGCAAGCAAGAGGAAAGACTGCCATTTTTTTCCTTCATTTTCCCACTATGGTTCAAACAAGTTTACCCACAAGCATATGCAAATTTCGTGTTCAACACACAGTATTTAACGTCACCATTTGACGTACACAGAACATTGGAAAACATACTTAACTTTAATACACCAAAAGATGGAGATCGTCATCAAAGATCTATCAGTCTGTTTGACAAG GTGCCTCTGGATAGAACATGCGCAGATGCGTTCATTGAGCCTCATTGGTGTGCTTGCCTTGGATGGAAAGAAGTCTCAATTGATGACACGAATGTTGTGGCTGCTGCCAACTACTTTGTACAATTCCTTAATAGTTACACGAAAGATCATCATAATATATGCGCGATACTACATTTGGACGAAATCTTATGGGCTGCTAAATTGATACCTACTAAAG GTTTACTTAATTTCCGAAAATCTGGAGATCAAGACGGTTTTATAGGTGATTTTAGTGCCAAAACCAAAATAATGACTGAAATTTATCAATTGAAAGTAAGAACGGTACCGGGTAACGCGTTGTTCGAAGTTAGCATTACTCAAGATCTTGAAAAGAAAACTTTCCATACTAAA ATCTCCGACATTAGCAGAATTAATATGTATGGATCTCAAGCGAGATGTGTGGAAAACTCACTGTTTCATTTACGCAAATATTGTTATTGCAAAGAATAG
- the LOC105833100 gene encoding cilia- and flagella-associated protein 300 — MLLLILQLYLHGDCRCVKMEIDPKFTFVPLKKKIYVGIDDKNTQEYLCKWGLTGNFVIQNFSFNEPFQQYYKYQLADAFFKDDIVAKALLSKQGYAWIRQGIQASSVQIKQVPCSVLSMSFFNKLRDSNNGIVYNSGTICKRYDLQVEDFLVSDNLRGMLLDEESKEYGLYSEDEKNEFVFRIFQMLVLGGTLCQFEDILQPYLDVTKSIYKDLIRVQKQNTSNDLSVNTLVLEVIAKDSRGQDYFPSNSENRQNIAFLLIDANCHEITTFIHQYGGYCPAD, encoded by the exons atgttgCTATTGATCCTGCAATTGTATCTCCATGGAGATTGCAGGTGTGTAAAAATGGAGATTGATCCGAAATTCACGTTTGTGcctctaaagaaaaaaatctatgtCGGGATTGATGACAAAAATACGCAAGAATATTTGTGTAAATG GGGCTTAACAGGAAACTTCGtcattcagaatttttcattcAATGAACCgtttcaacaatattataaatatcaactAGCTGAT gcattttttaaagatgacATTGTTGCAAAGGCGCTGTTGTCCAAACAAGGATATGCATGGATAAGACAAG gCATACAAGCATCGAGTGTGCAGATAAAGCAAGTGCCATGTTCAGTTTTAAGTATGTcgttctttaataaattaagagaTTCCAATAACGGGATTGTGTATAATTCCGGAACGATTTGTAAAAGATATGACCTGCAAGTAGAAGACTTTTTGGTGTCTGACAATCTGCGTGGT ATGCTTTTAGATGAGGAATCAAAAGAATATGGTCTATATTCGGAAGATGAGAAAAACGAATTTGTGTTTCGCATTTTTCAAATGCTTGTTCTTGGTGGAACATTATGTCAATTTGAGGATATATTACAGCCATATCTGGATGTTACTAAAAGTATCTATAAGGATCTTATAag AGTGCAGAAGCAAAATACTTCAAATGATTTGTCCGTGAATACTTTGGTTTTAGAAGTAATTGCTAAGGATAGTAGAGGTCAAGACTACTTCCCATCTAATTCTGAAAACCGGCAAAACATCGCATTTTTATTGATAGATGCCAATTGTCATGAAATTACGACTTTTATACATCAATATGGTGGATATTGTCCTGCAGATTGA